The following are encoded together in the Heterodontus francisci isolate sHetFra1 chromosome 41, sHetFra1.hap1, whole genome shotgun sequence genome:
- the LOC137353480 gene encoding toll-like receptor 13, giving the protein MKTVKLLVGMVSCPGKLLVRVFQLLGQLQTVSCLAFQHCVSDLQREAFTCTHKGISHLREAVSDLPANIKVLNVSLNMIRDLPPNGLENLTQLEHLRLDNNQLENIHSGAFSKLSNLQLLNLSCNHLESLSQEIFKPLHNLTNLILRRNKLLGISGESLFPLKRLQMLDISFNSLKNVSSFFAALSNLPGLRTLNAESTNISSLEISKHFPPNLTHLLLAHNPISKLRAPAAFLAHIVHLDLSHNNLSRAEDLTSVNFSHLRFLNIQGNPLDKNGVLSTIQYLKAPLTNITLSHLELDKGETIRQLCAIMQRRGIQGVQLMANGLQKVSKAFNNCNDIVYLDLSYNKIKQPDIFASSCVPSNLQTLNLDHNAIRDLSLCGLGQNVTDNGCAACLQKLQHLSFRSNHISAIRSHAFQHLKNLLYLSLALNEINFINITAFVGLTKLRLLSLTNNAISEIFHKTFSHLRNLQILKIRNNRIPIVYNFTYSSLSHLTILDLGGNHIQMIEKGGFRGLKSLKNLYLDKNWVSQVCPEMFEDLESLEVLDLANNKLSFQVTHLEFPPFFNLRNLRMLKLQSQELFLKMLPHNLFAGLRQLKILDISSNKFINLNTLPFHPLTSLEELHMSDICNGFQIMNNLTFAKLVNLQLLYLENVGLESIRKILFQNLTSLSTLVIKSNMIRVIRESDIPPLHNLNILDLQFNPVACVCDNLWFQRWAVSSNVQVALFYQYPCVDYGVEKTKFFAEFDSSVCNDDFLMFCATAPIIFVFMLTAVIYQKGKWNFHYGYYLLRAWIHERKLQRNSTKGYKYDAFVSYNSKDEAWVLDQLIHNLENEGPPYHHLCFHHRDFEVGKPIVENIVDAIYRSRKTICIISKNYLQSEWCSMEMQVALYRLFDEHNDVLILVFLNEIPGHVLSSYHHLRKLVRKKTYINWPADKAGQKLFWTKLRNALKKAYAASEDTNHQLTQYAS; this is encoded by the coding sequence ATGAAAACTGTGAAACTACTGGTCGGAATGGTATCTTGTCCTGGGAAATTGCTGGTCAGAGTCTTTCAGCTGCTCGGGCAGTTGCAAACAGTGAGCTGCCTTGCTTTCCAGCACTGTGTTAGTGACCTGCAAAGGGAGGCCTTCACCTGTACACACAAAGGCATCTCACACCTGAGGGAGGCCGTCTCAGACCTTCCTGCAAATATCAAGGTTCTTAATGTTTCTCTCAACATGATCAGGGATTTAcctcccaatggattggaaaatcTAACGCAACTGGAGCATCTGAGATTGGACAACAATCAGCTGGAGAACATCCACAGTGGAGCCTTCAGCAAACTCAGTAACCTACAGCTGCTCAACCTGTCCTGTAACCACCTGGAGTCTCTCAGCCAAGAAATCTTCAAACCCCTGCATAACCTCACCAACTTAATCCTTCGACGCAACAAGCTGCTGGGCATCTCTGGGGAAAGTCTCTTTCCATTGAAAAGGCTGCAAATGCTGGATATTTCTTTCAACAGTTTAAAAAACGTTTCATCTTTTTTTGCTGCTCTTTCCAATCTTCCTGGTCTAAGAACTCTCAATGCTGAAAGCACCAACATCAGCTCTTTGGAAATCTCCAAGCATTTCCCTCCAAACCTGACCCACCTGCTTCTGGCCCACAATCCCATCTCCAAGCTCCGGGCACCTGCTGCTTTTCTGGCTCACATTGTTCACTTGGACTTGTCCCACAATAACCTGTCCAGAGCCGAGGACTTGACTTCAGTGAACTTCTCCCACCTTCGCTTCCTGAACATCCAAGGTAACCCCTTGGATAAGAATGGGGTTCTCAGCACCATTCAGTATCTGAAGGCCCCGCTGACCAACATCACATTGTCCCATCTGGAGCTGGACAAGGGGGAGACAATAAGGCAGCTGTGTGCAATAATGCAGCGCAGAGGGATTCAGGGAGTGCAGCTAATGGCCAATGGGCTTCAGAAGGTAAGCAAAGCCTTCAACAACTGCAATGATATTGTGTATTTGGACTTGTCCTACAATAAGATCAAACAGCCAGACATTTTTGCCAGTTCGTGTGTCCCTAGCAACCTGCAAACATTAAATTTAGATCATAATGCCATTCGAGATCTTTCTTTATGTGGCTTGGGGCAAAATGTAACAGACAATGGATGTGCTGCATGTTTACAGAAACTACAACACCTGTCCTTCAGATCCAACCACATTTCTGCCATTAGATCTCATGCGTTCCAACATTTAAAAAACCTCCTCTATCTTTCCTTGGCTTTGAATGAAATTAATTTTATCAACATCACTGCCTTTGTGGGTCTGACCAAGTTAAGGTTACTGTCACTCACTAACAATGCTATATCAGAGATTTTTCACAAAACTTTCTCTCACCTCAGAAATCTGCAGATCCTGAAGATCAGGAATAACAGAATTCCCATTGTCTACAATTTCACTTACTCCAGCCTTTCACATTTAACCATCCTTGATCTGGGAGGAAATCACATTCAGATGATTGAAAAGGGAGGATTTCGAGGACTCAAGTCTTTGAAAAATCTTTACTTGGACAAAAACTGGGTGTCACAAGTTTGTCCGGAGATGTTTGAAGATCTCGAATCGCTGGAAGTGTTGGACCTTGCCAACAATAAATTATCCTTTCAAGTCACTCACTTAGAATTTCCTCCATTTTTTAATCTTCGCAATCTTCGAATGTTGAAATTACAATCTCAAGAACTATTTCTTAAAATGTTACCTCATAATCTGTTCGCTGGGCTTCGACAACTGAAGATACTCGATATCTCCAGCAACAAGTTTATAAATCTCAATACTCTACCCTTTCACCCACTCACTAGCCTAGAAGAGTTGCACATGAGTGATATTTGTAACGGATTCCAGATCATGAACAACTTAACTTTCGCCAAGCTGGTCAACCTCCAGCTTCTGTATCTGGAGAACGTTGGCTTGGAATCCATCAGGAAAATCCTCTTTCAAAATCTGACCAGCCTCTCCACCCTAGTGATAAAGAGCAACATGATCCGCGTGATAAGAGAGAGTGATATTCCCCCACTGCACAATCTGAACATTCTGGATCTGCAGTTTAACCCGGTTGCTTGTGTATGTGATAATTTATGGTTTCAGCGATGGGCAGTCAGCTCCAATGTCCAGGTGGCTCTCTTCTACCAGTATCCATGTGTGGACTATGGGGTTGAGAAAACAAAGTTCTTTGCAGAGTTTGACAGCTCAGTGTGCAATGATGACTTCCTGATGTTTTGTGCAACTGCCCCTATCATCTTTGTTTTCATGTTAACAGCTGTGATCTACCAGAAAGGAAAATGGAATTTCCACTATGGATACTACTTGCTCCGGGCTTGGATTCACGAAAGGAAACTCCAGAGGAATAGCACCAAAGGCTACAAGTATGATGCTTTTGTGTCCTACAACTCAAAGGATGAAGCTTGGGTGTTAGACCAACTAATACACAACCTGGAGAATGAGGGACCTCCATATCACCACCTCTGTTTCCACCACAGGGATTTTGAAGTGGGAAAACCTATTGTGGAAAACATTGTTGATGCTATCTACAGGAGCAGGAAGACAATTTGTATCATCTCCAAGAATTATCTTCAAAGTGAATGGTGTTCCATGGAGATGCAGGTGGCCTTGTACAGACTCTTCGACGAACACAATGATGTCCTCATCTTGGTCTTCCTCAATGAGATCCCTGGCCATGTGCTCTCATCTTACCACCACTTACGGAAGCTGGTAAGAAAGAAGACCTACATTAACTGGCCTGCTGATAAGGCTGGGCAGAAGCTCTTCTGGACTAAGTTAAGAAATGCTCTCAAGAAAGCATACGCAGCCTCTGAAGATACAAATCATCAACTGACCCAGTATGCAAGTTAA